A region from the Rufibacter sp. DG15C genome encodes:
- a CDS encoding DUF4290 domain-containing protein, with translation MVASSTFKQELLLREYGRNVQNIVQYILTVEDRTKRTQLAQLLVNLMGRLNPNVKDIQDAQQTLWNHLYVMADGKLDVDAPFTLSAMDYLNDKPQRVDYPKNTPKYMHYGSNLESLIEKATQIQDPVEKEAAIISVGKLMKVLYRTYNKDSVSDQVILENLRDLSKGQLDLDAALLEKGGLFDSTIKTSQGPGNNYSNSSNQKNNKGGQQNKYQNNRKNK, from the coding sequence ATGGTAGCCAGTTCTACATTTAAACAAGAGCTTTTATTGAGAGAGTACGGCCGCAACGTCCAGAACATTGTGCAGTACATCTTGACCGTAGAAGACCGTACCAAGCGCACCCAGTTGGCCCAGCTGCTGGTGAACCTCATGGGCAGGCTTAACCCCAACGTGAAGGACATCCAAGACGCGCAGCAGACTCTCTGGAACCACTTGTACGTGATGGCCGATGGCAAGCTGGATGTAGACGCGCCGTTCACCTTGAGCGCCATGGACTACCTCAATGACAAGCCGCAGCGCGTAGACTATCCTAAGAACACGCCCAAGTATATGCATTACGGCTCTAACCTGGAAAGTCTCATTGAAAAGGCCACCCAGATTCAGGACCCGGTAGAGAAAGAGGCGGCCATCATTTCGGTGGGCAAGCTCATGAAAGTGTTGTACCGCACTTACAACAAGGATAGCGTGTCTGACCAGGTCATCTTAGAGAACCTGAGAGACTTGTCTAAAGGACAGCTGGATTTGGACGCCGCACTACTAGAGAAAGGTGGATTGTTTGACAGCACCATCAAAACGTCACAGGGACCTGGCAACAACTATAGCAATAGTAGCAACCAGAAGAACAACAAGGGCGGACAGCAGAATAAGTATCAGAATAATCGTAAGAATAAATAA
- a CDS encoding ATP-dependent helicase, with the protein MDYLKLLNESQRAAVLNTEGPCMIIAGAGSGKTRVLTYRIAHLLEKGVDPFNILSLTFTNRAAKEMRGRIEKVVGPEAKNLWMGTFHSVFSRILRAEATKIGYPSHFTIYDSDDSKTLIRNIVKEMNLDDKLYKPNVVLGRISGAKNKLISVAQYLRDASIQADDEAALRPKIGQIFKTYQERCFKAGAMDFDDLLFNTNVLFRDHVDVLNKYQNIFKYVMVDEYQDTNYSQYLITRKLAAKDRNICVVGDDAQSIYAFRGADITNILNFERDYPELAVFKLEQNYRSTQHIVKAANSVIKNNKAQLRKDVFSENEEGNLVDVIKASSDNEEGKLVAHAIFEEKMNQHLSYEDFAILYRTNAQSRAMEEALRKMNIKYRIVGGLSFYQRKEIKDLISYLRLSINHNDEQALRRIINYPKRGIGDTTVEKLIVTANDTNHSIWEVVSHASQLGMGRAGVAIDEFATKIKSFAIVAEQKDAFEAATYIAKHSGLVDDLYSDKTVEGLARYENIQELLNAIKEFVDDPEKEDKSLPAFLQDIALLTDADTKKEEEGEYVTMMTIHSAKGLEFRNVFIVGMEENLFPSQMMLSSRADLEEERRLFYVAITRAEKKLTLSYATSRYQWGNLRAAEKSRFIDEIDPSYLNFKFGDERGPFEKVLQRKTPVSQLITPAKKPAAAPNYTPSPDFTPSDTSNLQAGMRVEHPKFGFGTVTKMDTQGNSTKAIIEFEGVGEKTLLLSFAKLKVHA; encoded by the coding sequence ATGGATTATCTCAAACTCCTGAATGAGTCACAGCGCGCCGCTGTTTTAAATACCGAAGGCCCTTGTATGATCATTGCCGGGGCGGGCTCGGGCAAGACCCGGGTGCTAACCTACCGCATTGCGCATTTGCTGGAAAAGGGCGTGGACCCGTTCAACATCCTGTCTTTAACCTTTACCAACCGGGCGGCTAAAGAGATGCGCGGCCGTATTGAGAAAGTGGTGGGCCCCGAGGCCAAGAACCTATGGATGGGTACCTTTCACTCCGTTTTCTCCCGTATTCTGCGTGCCGAGGCCACCAAAATAGGTTACCCTAGCCACTTCACCATCTATGATTCTGACGACTCTAAAACGCTCATCAGGAACATTGTAAAGGAAATGAACCTGGACGACAAGCTTTACAAACCCAACGTAGTACTGGGCAGAATTTCTGGCGCGAAGAACAAACTCATCTCAGTGGCCCAGTACCTGCGCGATGCATCTATTCAGGCAGACGACGAGGCGGCCTTAAGACCTAAGATTGGGCAGATTTTTAAAACCTACCAGGAGCGTTGCTTTAAGGCGGGCGCCATGGACTTTGACGATTTGCTCTTCAATACCAACGTACTCTTTAGAGACCACGTGGATGTCTTGAACAAGTACCAGAACATCTTCAAGTACGTGATGGTGGATGAGTACCAGGATACCAACTACAGCCAATACCTGATTACCAGAAAACTTGCCGCCAAAGACCGCAACATCTGCGTGGTGGGTGATGATGCCCAGAGTATCTATGCGTTCAGGGGTGCTGATATCACCAACATCCTCAATTTTGAACGTGATTACCCAGAATTGGCGGTGTTCAAGCTGGAGCAGAACTACCGCTCTACCCAGCATATTGTAAAGGCGGCCAACAGCGTCATCAAGAACAACAAGGCCCAGTTGCGCAAGGACGTTTTCTCTGAGAACGAAGAAGGCAATCTAGTTGACGTGATTAAAGCCAGCTCTGACAACGAGGAAGGCAAGCTGGTGGCACACGCCATTTTTGAGGAGAAGATGAACCAGCACCTCTCCTATGAGGACTTCGCCATCTTGTACCGCACCAATGCGCAGTCAAGAGCCATGGAAGAGGCCTTGCGCAAGATGAACATCAAGTACCGCATTGTAGGGGGCTTGTCGTTCTACCAGCGTAAAGAGATTAAGGACCTTATTTCTTATCTGCGTCTGTCCATCAACCACAATGATGAGCAGGCCTTGCGCCGCATCATCAACTACCCTAAGCGCGGGATTGGCGATACCACGGTAGAGAAACTGATTGTGACGGCCAATGACACCAACCACAGCATTTGGGAAGTAGTAAGCCACGCCTCTCAGTTAGGCATGGGCCGCGCCGGCGTGGCTATTGACGAGTTCGCGACTAAAATCAAAAGCTTTGCCATTGTAGCTGAGCAGAAAGACGCCTTTGAGGCCGCTACCTACATTGCCAAGCACTCGGGTTTGGTAGACGACTTGTACTCAGACAAGACCGTGGAGGGTCTGGCCCGCTATGAGAACATTCAGGAGCTCTTAAACGCCATCAAGGAGTTTGTAGACGACCCCGAGAAAGAAGACAAAAGCCTGCCTGCATTTCTTCAAGACATTGCGTTGTTAACAGACGCAGACACCAAGAAGGAAGAGGAAGGCGAATACGTGACCATGATGACCATTCACTCGGCTAAGGGTTTGGAGTTTAGGAACGTGTTCATTGTGGGTATGGAGGAGAACCTATTCCCCAGCCAGATGATGCTGTCGTCGCGCGCTGATTTGGAGGAGGAACGCCGTCTGTTCTACGTGGCCATCACCCGCGCCGAAAAGAAGCTGACCCTCTCCTATGCCACCAGTCGCTACCAATGGGGAAACCTGCGTGCCGCAGAGAAAAGCCGTTTCATTGACGAGATTGACCCAAGCTACCTGAACTTCAAGTTTGGCGATGAGCGCGGACCGTTTGAGAAAGTGCTGCAGCGCAAAACACCGGTGAGCCAGCTCATCACACCCGCCAAAAAACCTGCCGCTGCGCCTAATTATACCCCGTCACCAGACTTTACGCCTAGTGACACGTCTAACCTACAGGCGGGTATGCGCGTAGAGCATCCTAAATTCGGGTTTGGCACCGTTACTAAAATGGACACCCAGGGCAACTCTACTAAAGCCATCATTGAGTTTGAAGGCGTAGGTGAAAAAACCCTGCTTCTGAGTTTTGCCAAGCTTAAGGTGCACGCTTAA
- a CDS encoding STAS/SEC14 domain-containing protein, producing the protein MIYFKNNIITIQYEEARQLVYTEWHDFANSEEYRSVLNIYLQLVQEQPVRFWIGNNTKAKAIRPADQEWTAKEWAPQFAKTGQLRKMAVVVAEDLFNKMAVENMFIKAAGMIPFDTKYFHTVPDAEAWVLEV; encoded by the coding sequence ATGATTTATTTCAAGAACAATATCATCACCATCCAGTATGAGGAGGCGCGTCAACTGGTGTACACTGAGTGGCATGATTTTGCCAACAGCGAAGAATACCGAAGCGTCTTAAACATTTACTTGCAATTGGTGCAGGAGCAGCCCGTGAGGTTCTGGATTGGCAACAACACCAAGGCCAAAGCCATTCGGCCGGCTGACCAGGAATGGACGGCCAAGGAATGGGCACCCCAATTTGCCAAGACCGGGCAGTTGCGCAAGATGGCCGTGGTGGTGGCAGAGGATCTTTTCAATAAAATGGCGGTGGAAAACATGTTCATTAAAGCCGCCGGGATGATTCCTTTTGATACCAAGTATTTTCATACGGTACCAGACGCCGAGGCATGGGTGCTGGAAGTCTAA
- a CDS encoding DUF3109 family protein yields the protein MIVLQNTVLSDDLKDKFFVCNLDKCKGACCVEGDLGAPLEKEELSVLSEVYEHVKPYMSAEGVKAIEEQGLYVEEFDGDFSTTTIGNRECAYAIYDENLTLKCAIEAAYLDGKISWKKPISCHLYPIRITKYDGFEALNYDRWEICNPACSFGAELGVPVYKFLREPLIRRYGEEWFNELDAMVASEALAK from the coding sequence ATGATAGTACTGCAAAATACCGTCCTCTCTGACGACCTGAAAGATAAGTTCTTTGTCTGCAACCTGGACAAATGCAAAGGCGCCTGCTGCGTGGAAGGTGACCTGGGTGCTCCGCTGGAGAAGGAGGAGCTTTCTGTTCTATCCGAGGTGTATGAGCACGTAAAGCCTTACATGTCTGCGGAAGGCGTGAAGGCCATTGAGGAGCAGGGCTTGTACGTTGAGGAATTTGACGGAGACTTTAGCACCACCACTATTGGCAACCGTGAGTGCGCCTACGCCATCTATGATGAGAACCTTACCTTGAAATGTGCGATTGAGGCCGCCTACCTGGACGGAAAAATATCCTGGAAGAAACCCATCTCGTGCCATTTGTATCCCATCAGAATCACCAAGTACGATGGTTTTGAGGCTTTGAACTATGACCGCTGGGAAATCTGCAATCCTGCCTGTTCCTTCGGGGCTGAGTTGGGCGTGCCGGTCTATAAGTTCTTGCGCGAACCTTTGATCAGAAGATACGGAGAGGAGTGGTTCAATGAATTGGATGCCATGGTGGCGAGTGAGGCGCTAGCTAAATAG
- the accC gene encoding acetyl-CoA carboxylase biotin carboxylase subunit, producing MFKKILIANRGEIALRIIRTCKEMGIKTVAVYSTADKESLHVRFADEAVCIGPAPSPLSYLNMPSLIAAAEITNADAIHPGYGFLSENAEFSRICAENGIKFIGAAPEMINSMGDKSSAKEYMKRAGVPTIPGSDGLLDSAEQGKKLAAKIKYPVIIKATAGGGGRGMRIIKAEEDFDKAWNDARQEAKAAFGNDGMYLEKFVEEPRHIEIQIVGDQFGKVCHLSERDCSIQRRHQKLIEETPSPFIDDELRERMGQAAIAGAAAINYEGVGTIEFLVDKHKDFYFMEMNTRIQVEHPITEEVVNYDLIKEQIKVAAGIPISGKNYYPQMHAIECRINAEDPKAGFRPSPGKITTLHIPGGHGVRVDTHVYAGYTIPANYDSMIAKLIVSAQTREEALVKMKRALSEFVIEGVKTTIPFHLAMMDDEGFKSGEFTTSYLDNYDFTKL from the coding sequence ATGTTCAAAAAAATACTAATCGCTAACCGGGGCGAGATTGCGTTGCGGATTATCCGTACCTGCAAAGAGATGGGCATTAAGACGGTGGCCGTTTACTCTACCGCTGACAAGGAAAGCCTGCACGTGCGCTTCGCAGATGAGGCCGTATGCATTGGACCGGCTCCCAGCCCCCTTTCTTACCTAAACATGCCAAGCTTGATTGCCGCTGCTGAGATTACCAACGCAGATGCCATTCACCCAGGCTACGGCTTCCTTTCTGAAAACGCGGAGTTCTCCAGAATCTGTGCCGAAAACGGCATCAAGTTCATTGGCGCCGCCCCAGAGATGATCAACTCCATGGGCGACAAATCATCGGCTAAGGAGTACATGAAAAGAGCTGGTGTGCCTACCATTCCTGGTTCTGATGGTCTGTTGGATTCTGCCGAGCAAGGCAAAAAGCTGGCCGCTAAAATTAAATACCCGGTCATCATCAAAGCCACGGCTGGTGGTGGTGGACGCGGTATGCGCATTATCAAGGCAGAGGAAGACTTTGACAAAGCCTGGAACGATGCCCGCCAGGAAGCCAAAGCGGCTTTCGGGAACGACGGCATGTACCTGGAGAAATTTGTGGAGGAGCCCCGCCACATTGAGATCCAGATTGTAGGCGACCAGTTTGGCAAGGTTTGTCACTTGTCTGAGCGTGATTGCTCTATCCAGCGCCGTCACCAGAAATTGATTGAGGAGACGCCTTCGCCATTCATTGATGATGAATTGCGCGAGCGTATGGGCCAGGCCGCCATTGCCGGTGCCGCCGCCATCAATTATGAAGGTGTGGGTACCATTGAGTTCCTGGTAGACAAGCACAAGGATTTCTACTTCATGGAGATGAACACCCGTATTCAGGTGGAGCATCCTATCACTGAAGAAGTAGTGAACTATGACTTGATTAAAGAACAGATCAAGGTAGCCGCTGGTATTCCAATCTCTGGCAAGAACTACTACCCACAGATGCACGCCATTGAGTGCCGAATCAACGCCGAGGACCCCAAGGCAGGCTTCCGTCCTAGCCCGGGCAAGATCACTACGTTGCACATACCAGGTGGTCACGGGGTACGCGTAGACACGCACGTGTATGCAGGTTACACTATTCCGGCCAACTATGACTCCATGATTGCCAAGCTGATTGTTAGCGCCCAAACGCGCGAAGAGGCTTTGGTGAAAATGAAGCGTGCTTTAAGTGAGTTTGTGATTGAAGGCGTGAAAACCACCATTCCTTTCCATTTGGCCATGATGGACGATGAAGGATTCAAATCTGGTGAGTTCACGACTAGCTACCTAGACAACTACGATTTCACGAAATTGTAA
- the accB gene encoding acetyl-CoA carboxylase biotin carboxyl carrier protein has translation MKAKELQELIDFIAKSGLNKVDIETEEFKIAIQREPNQKVTYVTGNAPAQQAAPAPAQAAPQISAPAPAAPAAPAAPVDDSSRYVTIKAPMIGTLYRSANPESPAFVNVGDEIKKGQVICIIEAMKLFNEIESEVSGKIVKVLTDNATPVEYDQPLFLVDPS, from the coding sequence ATGAAAGCTAAGGAACTACAAGAACTCATTGATTTCATCGCGAAATCTGGTCTGAACAAAGTAGACATTGAAACAGAAGAATTCAAAATCGCTATTCAGCGTGAGCCCAACCAAAAGGTAACCTACGTAACCGGTAACGCTCCAGCCCAACAGGCAGCCCCAGCTCCTGCACAGGCCGCTCCGCAAATCTCTGCCCCTGCTCCCGCAGCCCCGGCAGCGCCTGCGGCTCCGGTAGATGACAGCAGCCGTTACGTAACCATCAAGGCTCCTATGATTGGCACCTTGTACCGCTCAGCCAACCCAGAGTCCCCGGCGTTTGTGAACGTAGGCGATGAAATCAAAAAAGGACAAGTGATCTGTATCATTGAGGCCATGAAGCTGTTCAATGAGATTGAGTCTGAGGTATCTGGTAAAATCGTGAAAGTCTTGACAGACAACGCAACGCCTGTTGAGTACGACCAGCCTCTGTTCTTGGTAGATCCTAGTTAA
- the efp gene encoding elongation factor P, whose amino-acid sequence MATTADFRNGLCIEFNGDLWLISEFQHVKPGKGPAFVRTKLKNIKTGKVVDNTFTAGIKVTTARVEQRPHQFIFKDDYGYNFMDMNTFEQVTLNEKLVPFADLMKEGQEVTILFHAETETPLTAELPTYVELMVTYTEPGIKGDTATNASKPAIVETGASITVPLFIGMDEKIKVDTRTYSYAERVK is encoded by the coding sequence ATGGCAACTACCGCTGATTTTCGCAACGGGCTATGCATTGAGTTCAACGGCGATTTGTGGCTCATCTCTGAGTTTCAACACGTGAAACCAGGCAAGGGCCCAGCTTTCGTTCGCACTAAATTAAAGAACATCAAAACCGGCAAAGTGGTGGACAACACCTTCACCGCCGGTATTAAAGTGACCACTGCCCGCGTAGAGCAACGCCCTCACCAATTCATCTTCAAAGATGACTATGGCTACAACTTCATGGACATGAACACCTTTGAGCAGGTGACCTTGAATGAAAAGTTGGTGCCTTTTGCAGATTTAATGAAAGAAGGCCAGGAAGTGACTATCTTGTTCCACGCAGAGACAGAAACACCCTTGACGGCAGAGCTTCCTACGTATGTTGAACTGATGGTTACGTATACAGAGCCTGGTATCAAAGGAGACACCGCCACCAACGCTTCTAAACCTGCCATTGTAGAAACAGGAGCCAGCATTACCGTTCCTTTGTTTATTGGAATGGATGAAAAAATAAAGGTAGACACGCGTACCTATTCATACGCCGAACGAGTAAAATAA
- a CDS encoding beta-ketoacyl-ACP synthase III — protein MSKITAAITGVSGYAPDYILTNQELETMVDTNDEWIVSRTGISERRILKGENKGTSAIAIPAVLDLLKKTNTKPEEVELLICATTTPDMVFPATANIITAETGLVNAFGYDIQAACSGFLFALATGAQFIETGKYKKIIIVGADKMSAIVDYTDRATCIIFGDGGGAVMLEPNTEGLGIQDSILKSDGSGAQFLHMKAGGSRKPATAETVAAREHYAYQEGQQVFKFAVKGMADVSAEVMERNNLTADDVAWLVPHQANKRIIDATANRMGVGSEKVMLNIQKYGNTTSGTIPLCLWEYEPQLKKGDNLILAAFGGGFTWGAIYLKWAYDPK, from the coding sequence ATGAGTAAGATAACCGCTGCAATTACGGGCGTAAGCGGCTATGCCCCTGATTATATCCTGACCAACCAGGAGTTGGAGACCATGGTAGACACCAATGATGAATGGATTGTCAGCAGGACCGGTATCAGCGAGCGACGCATTCTGAAAGGTGAGAATAAAGGCACCTCTGCCATTGCCATACCAGCCGTACTGGACCTTCTCAAAAAAACCAACACCAAGCCAGAGGAAGTAGAACTGCTTATCTGTGCCACCACCACCCCAGACATGGTGTTCCCGGCCACGGCCAACATCATTACCGCAGAGACCGGTTTGGTGAATGCATTTGGCTATGACATCCAGGCGGCCTGCTCTGGATTTTTGTTCGCTTTGGCCACCGGCGCCCAGTTCATTGAAACGGGTAAATACAAGAAAATAATCATAGTGGGCGCAGATAAGATGTCCGCTATTGTAGACTATACAGACCGTGCCACCTGCATCATCTTCGGGGATGGCGGCGGCGCGGTGATGCTGGAGCCTAACACAGAAGGCCTGGGCATTCAGGACAGCATCTTGAAGTCTGATGGCTCTGGTGCTCAATTCCTGCACATGAAAGCCGGTGGTAGCCGCAAACCTGCTACGGCAGAAACAGTGGCCGCCCGTGAGCACTACGCATACCAAGAAGGCCAGCAAGTATTCAAGTTTGCCGTAAAGGGCATGGCTGACGTATCTGCCGAAGTAATGGAGCGTAACAACCTAACCGCCGATGACGTGGCCTGGTTGGTGCCGCATCAAGCTAACAAACGCATCATTGACGCTACGGCCAACCGCATGGGCGTAGGTTCTGAAAAGGTGATGCTTAACATTCAAAAGTACGGCAATACCACCAGCGGCACCATTCCTTTATGTCTTTGGGAGTATGAGCCGCAGTTAAAGAAAGGCGACAACCTTATTCTAGCAGCTTTTGGCGGCGGCTTTACCTGGGGCGCTATCTATTTGAAGTGGGCATATGATCCTAAGTAA
- the plsX gene encoding phosphate acyltransferase PlsX, translating to MKIALDAMGGDFAPEAVVEGAILAAETLNDEVQIILIGKEDLIHPLLQKHGYTGSRIKVVHASQVIEMGEHPTKALTQKPDSSIAVGYGMLASKKADAFCSAGNTGAMLVGAVFSVKQVEGILRPALASFIPKMSGGYGIMLDVGAIADCKPEILDQFGLIGSLYAEYVFNIDKPRVGLMNLGEEEGKGTMLTQPTYKLLKENKSINFIGNIEGRDLFNDKADVIVCDGFTGNVILKMAESIYDIIHEKKISDPFFDRFNYEAVGGSPILGVNGNAIIGHGVSTPTAICNMVHLANRMAEAKIAERLKKSFSAQ from the coding sequence ATGAAAATAGCTCTGGATGCGATGGGCGGCGACTTTGCCCCCGAAGCTGTTGTAGAAGGCGCCATTTTAGCCGCTGAGACACTGAATGACGAGGTACAGATTATCCTTATAGGAAAAGAAGACCTTATTCACCCTCTCCTGCAAAAGCACGGGTATACCGGCTCCAGAATTAAGGTAGTACACGCGTCTCAAGTAATTGAGATGGGTGAGCACCCTACCAAAGCGTTGACACAAAAACCGGATTCGAGCATTGCCGTGGGGTATGGCATGCTCGCCTCCAAAAAAGCAGACGCCTTCTGCAGCGCCGGTAACACCGGGGCTATGCTGGTGGGCGCTGTGTTTAGCGTAAAGCAAGTGGAAGGGATATTACGCCCTGCCCTTGCCAGCTTTATCCCAAAAATGTCTGGCGGCTACGGCATCATGCTAGACGTGGGCGCCATTGCAGACTGCAAGCCAGAGATTCTGGACCAGTTTGGATTGATTGGCTCCCTGTATGCAGAGTATGTCTTCAACATAGACAAACCACGCGTAGGCCTAATGAACCTAGGGGAAGAAGAAGGGAAAGGCACCATGCTTACCCAACCTACCTACAAACTCCTCAAAGAAAACAAATCCATCAACTTTATCGGGAACATTGAAGGGCGCGACCTGTTCAATGACAAAGCAGACGTGATTGTCTGTGACGGCTTTACTGGTAACGTTATCCTCAAAATGGCGGAGTCTATCTATGACATCATCCATGAGAAGAAAATCTCTGACCCATTCTTTGACCGTTTCAACTATGAGGCGGTGGGCGGCAGTCCTATCCTGGGCGTGAATGGCAATGCCATCATTGGCCACGGCGTCTCCACCCCTACCGCTATCTGCAACATGGTACACCTAGCTAACAGAATGGCCGAAGCCAAAATAGCAGAGAGACTCAAAAAAAGTTTTAGCGCCCAATAA
- the rpmF gene encoding 50S ribosomal protein L32, giving the protein MAHPKRKISKTRRDKRRTHDKLTEKAIATCPTTGEVHQYHRAYVVDGDLYHNGKVAIKNYASVA; this is encoded by the coding sequence ATGGCACATCCTAAGCGAAAAATCTCCAAAACCAGAAGAGATAAGAGAAGAACGCACGACAAGCTTACTGAAAAGGCTATTGCTACCTGCCCTACCACGGGTGAGGTTCACCAATACCACAGAGCCTATGTAGTGGACGGTGACTTATACCACAACGGTAAAGTGGCTATTAAAAATTACGCCTCTGTTGCTTAA
- a CDS encoding DUF177 domain-containing protein, translating into MKEIKKYDIHLTKLSNKTHEYEFELGNPFFEMFSQELIHGGNLKARVVLKKSELLLHFTFYITGEVRVTCDRSLEEFNLPLDIERVLLVRFGPEDLEMDENVLQIVPETQFINIAQHLYDFIGLAVPMKKLHPRFIEETDEDEEDESEGLLIYTTGTADEEEDDDDVDGPVDPRFEALRKIK; encoded by the coding sequence GTGAAGGAGATAAAGAAGTACGATATCCATTTGACCAAACTCAGCAACAAGACGCATGAGTATGAGTTTGAATTGGGTAACCCGTTCTTTGAGATGTTCAGCCAGGAATTGATTCACGGCGGCAACTTGAAGGCGCGCGTAGTGCTGAAGAAGTCGGAGCTTTTACTGCATTTCACTTTCTACATCACCGGTGAGGTACGTGTTACTTGTGACCGCAGCCTGGAGGAGTTCAACCTTCCTCTAGACATAGAAAGAGTCCTGTTGGTGCGCTTTGGTCCAGAAGATTTAGAAATGGACGAGAACGTATTACAGATAGTGCCAGAGACTCAGTTCATAAATATTGCCCAGCACCTCTATGATTTCATAGGCTTGGCAGTACCCATGAAGAAACTGCACCCTCGCTTTATTGAGGAGACAGATGAGGACGAAGAGGATGAGTCAGAAGGACTCTTAATCTACACCACTGGCACAGCAGATGAAGAAGAGGACGACGATGACGTAGATGGTCCGGTGGACCCTCGTTTTGAAGCCCTGCGAAAGATTAAGTAA
- the pdxA gene encoding 4-hydroxythreonine-4-phosphate dehydrogenase PdxA, with the protein MEQKNKVRIGITIGDVSGIGPEVILKTLADNRVLHYCTPVIYGTAGAVNFYRKQLALENFSFQVISSADQAQPRKVNVLNCQEEELEFTPGKPSAATGTLARLALFKAAEDLKAGLIQAIVTAPIDKDNIQGEGFQFPGHTEFFTHYFDAPESLMFLVADKLRVATATGHMPLKEVASRITPELLIRKLTILDSSLRKDFGIQKPKIAVLGLNPHAGENGLLGTEEAEIIAPVIEQLKTKGNLVFGPFPADGFFGTRSYEKFDATLALYHDQGLIPFKTLAFERGVNFTAGLPVVRTSPDHGTAYNIAGQNKADETSFREALFAALDILKARTPLA; encoded by the coding sequence ATGGAGCAAAAGAACAAAGTAAGGATAGGCATTACCATTGGTGATGTAAGCGGCATTGGCCCCGAGGTGATTTTGAAAACCTTGGCAGACAACCGCGTCTTGCATTACTGTACGCCCGTCATCTACGGCACGGCCGGGGCGGTCAACTTTTACCGCAAACAACTGGCGCTGGAGAACTTCAGCTTTCAGGTGATTTCTTCTGCAGACCAGGCCCAACCACGCAAGGTCAACGTGCTCAACTGCCAAGAAGAGGAACTAGAATTCACCCCAGGCAAGCCAAGCGCAGCCACGGGCACGCTGGCCAGACTGGCCCTGTTCAAAGCCGCCGAAGATTTGAAGGCCGGCTTGATACAGGCCATCGTCACCGCGCCCATTGACAAGGACAACATCCAAGGCGAGGGCTTCCAGTTCCCGGGCCACACCGAGTTCTTCACGCACTACTTTGATGCCCCAGAGAGCCTTATGTTCTTAGTGGCAGACAAGTTGCGGGTGGCCACGGCAACCGGGCATATGCCCCTTAAAGAGGTAGCTTCGCGGATCACGCCAGAACTACTCATCAGAAAGTTGACCATTCTGGACAGCTCGCTCCGCAAGGACTTTGGCATTCAGAAACCTAAGATTGCCGTGCTAGGGCTAAACCCACATGCCGGTGAGAATGGATTGTTGGGAACGGAAGAAGCAGAAATCATTGCACCGGTCATAGAGCAACTCAAAACTAAAGGCAACCTGGTGTTTGGGCCTTTTCCGGCAGACGGTTTCTTTGGCACGCGCAGTTATGAGAAGTTTGATGCCACGCTGGCCTTGTACCATGACCAAGGCCTGATTCCATTCAAAACCCTGGCCTTTGAGCGCGGCGTGAACTTTACCGCCGGTTTGCCCGTGGTGCGCACCTCACCAGACCATGGCACGGCTTACAACATTGCCGGGCAGAACAAAGCAGATGAGACTTCATTTAGAGAAGCCTTGTTTGCGGCTTTGGACATCTTGAAGGCGCGTACGCCGTTAGCGTAG